From the Leptotrichia sp. oral taxon 221 genome, one window contains:
- the pgk gene encoding phosphoglycerate kinase, with product MAKKTLKDLDVKGKKVLVRVDFNVPIKDGVVGNDNRITAALPTLNYILDNGGAVIAFSHLGKVKTEEDKVSKTLAPVAKVLAEKLGKPVKFVPVTRGPELEKAVAELKPGEILMFENTRFEDLDGKKESKNDPELGKYWASLGDVFVNDAFGTAHRAHASNVGIASNIKESAVGFLIEKEIKFIGGAVDNPERPLVAILGGAKVSDKIGVIDNLLEKADKVIIGGGMMFTFLKALGKNTGSSLLEADKVDLAKSLIEKAKTKGVELLLPVDAVVAQEFSNDVPFKTVSVDDIEDGWMGLDIGEKSVELFKKALEGAKTVVWNGPMGVFEMSNYANGTIGVCKAIAELKDAKTIIGGGDSAAAAIQLGFADKFSHISTGGGASMEYLEGKVLPGVAAISEK from the coding sequence ATGGCTAAAAAAACATTAAAAGATTTAGATGTAAAAGGTAAAAAAGTTTTAGTAAGAGTTGACTTTAATGTACCTATAAAAGACGGAGTTGTTGGGAATGATAACAGAATTACTGCTGCATTGCCTACATTAAACTATATTTTGGACAACGGTGGAGCAGTTATTGCTTTTTCTCACTTAGGAAAAGTTAAAACTGAAGAAGATAAAGTTTCAAAAACATTGGCACCAGTTGCTAAAGTATTAGCTGAAAAATTAGGAAAACCAGTTAAATTTGTACCTGTAACAAGAGGACCAGAATTGGAAAAAGCAGTTGCTGAATTGAAACCAGGAGAAATTTTAATGTTTGAAAACACTAGATTTGAAGATTTAGATGGTAAAAAAGAATCTAAAAATGATCCTGAATTAGGAAAATATTGGGCTTCTTTAGGAGATGTATTCGTAAATGATGCATTCGGAACTGCTCATAGAGCACACGCTTCAAATGTAGGAATTGCTTCAAATATCAAAGAATCAGCAGTTGGATTCTTAATTGAAAAAGAAATTAAATTCATCGGAGGAGCTGTTGATAATCCTGAAAGACCATTAGTAGCTATTTTAGGAGGAGCAAAAGTTTCTGATAAAATTGGAGTTATTGATAACTTATTAGAAAAAGCTGATAAAGTAATTATCGGTGGAGGAATGATGTTTACTTTCTTAAAAGCATTAGGAAAAAATACAGGTTCTTCATTATTAGAAGCTGATAAAGTAGATTTAGCTAAATCATTAATCGAAAAAGCAAAAACAAAAGGTGTTGAATTATTGTTACCAGTAGATGCTGTTGTAGCTCAAGAATTCAGTAACGATGTACCATTTAAAACAGTTTCAGTGGATGACATTGAAGATGGATGGATGGGATTAGATATAGGTGAAAAATCTGTAGAATTATTCAAAAAAGCTTTAGAAGGTGCTAAAACTGTAGTATGGAACGGACCTATGGGAGTATTCGAAATGTCTAACTATGCTAACGGAACAATTGGTGTTTGTAAAGCAATCGCTGAATTGAAAGATGCTAAAACAATTATCGGTGGAGGAGACTCTGCAGCAGCAGCAATTCAATTAGGATTTGCTGATAAATTCTCTCACATTTCAACTGGTGGAGGAGCTTCAATGGAATACTTAGAAGGTAAAGTATTACCAGGTGTAGCAGCTATTTCAGAAAAATAG
- a CDS encoding TIGR02206 family membrane protein, whose protein sequence is MPIAHKFSYFSAIHIETFIVSIVLCTILFFIPKIFKNINLKYYNIFLGILAIVSKIVDSIFRVVSEHEPVYNVFLIHLCNFAVLFAGLYLIFRTAYLFNTAYFLSFGAVLALLLPGVTVYYRPLYVHIFMFVHALIVLTPIIGFVYNKDKITKKGYIQASITLIGLFIYAAIYNLFFPVNAMFLRSYIAPFVSFIKPLWFYRVVLIVTMLFIMYLMYLPFSRKKTHYPN, encoded by the coding sequence ATGCCAATAGCCCATAAATTTAGCTATTTCAGTGCAATTCACATTGAAACTTTTATTGTCTCGATAGTTCTTTGCACTATTTTATTTTTTATACCAAAAATTTTTAAAAACATCAATTTGAAATACTACAATATTTTTTTAGGAATACTTGCAATTGTTTCTAAAATAGTTGATTCTATTTTTAGAGTAGTTTCTGAACACGAACCTGTTTACAATGTATTTTTAATACATCTATGTAATTTTGCCGTTTTATTCGCAGGACTGTATTTGATTTTTAGAACTGCATATTTATTTAATACAGCATATTTTTTAAGTTTTGGAGCTGTCCTTGCTTTATTACTTCCTGGTGTTACAGTCTATTATCGTCCACTTTACGTTCATATTTTCATGTTCGTACACGCTCTAATAGTTCTCACTCCAATAATAGGCTTCGTATACAACAAAGATAAAATCACAAAAAAAGGCTACATCCAAGCAAGTATAACATTAATCGGCCTTTTTATCTATGCCGCCATTTACAACCTATTTTTCCCTGTAAATGCAATGTTTTTAAGAAGTTATATCGCACCTTTTGTCAGTTTCATTAAACCACTTTGGTTTTATAGAGTTGTATTAATTGTAACAATGTTATTTATTATGTATTTGATGTACTTGCCATTTTCAAGAAAAAAAACTCACTATCCAAACTAG
- the murF gene encoding UDP-N-acetylmuramoyl-tripeptide--D-alanyl-D-alanine ligase, protein MNKSKVFCNIFLEKNIDFDENEIKIKRVCMNSQEVEKDDLFVAIRGGNNFVNEALEKGAVVVYDKKDLEIEGKYRKKAFWVQDSVEFLQEYAKKWRENLKDLKVIGITGSNGKTTVKDMIYQLMSTKYKGKKTEGNYNNHIGLPFTLLRAEESDEFMILEMGMSGFGEIDLLGKISNPDVGVITNIGESHLEFLKTKENVFKAKTELVPYVKNAIIINGDDFYLKDLTVDGINLVKALSLKENQFKDKTRDFYYGDIRFNESGTKFSLKYFGQKCGKTVERNYETNILGEHNILNLTMAIAVVKQFGMEDKYIEEAIKNIALTNMRFQIIEKGTTTYINDAYNASPMSMEKSLETFSKIYNDGDVKVLVLADMLELGDRELELHQNIYYTIEKTKFDKLYLYGERMRSLYDKVKENMENGNLKGKEVEHFSDKKAIKARINQIKDKKVVLIKGSRGMKLEEVIE, encoded by the coding sequence ATGAATAAAAGTAAAGTATTTTGCAATATTTTTTTAGAGAAAAATATTGATTTTGATGAAAATGAAATTAAGATAAAAAGAGTTTGTATGAATTCGCAAGAAGTTGAGAAAGATGATTTATTTGTTGCGATAAGAGGTGGAAATAATTTTGTAAACGAGGCTCTGGAAAAGGGTGCTGTAGTTGTTTATGATAAAAAGGATTTAGAGATAGAGGGGAAATATAGGAAAAAAGCTTTTTGGGTGCAAGATAGTGTAGAATTTTTGCAAGAATATGCTAAAAAGTGGCGTGAAAATTTGAAAGATTTAAAAGTAATTGGTATAACGGGAAGTAACGGGAAAACAACCGTGAAAGATATGATTTATCAATTAATGTCAACTAAATATAAAGGTAAAAAGACAGAAGGGAATTATAATAACCATATTGGACTACCCTTTACTTTGTTGCGTGCAGAGGAATCTGATGAGTTTATGATTCTTGAAATGGGAATGAGCGGTTTTGGAGAAATAGATTTGTTAGGGAAAATTTCAAATCCTGATGTGGGAGTGATTACAAATATTGGAGAATCGCATTTGGAATTTTTGAAGACGAAAGAAAATGTATTTAAGGCAAAAACGGAATTGGTGCCTTATGTGAAAAATGCTATTATTATTAATGGCGATGATTTTTATTTGAAAGATTTAACTGTTGATGGAATAAATTTGGTAAAAGCGCTGAGTTTAAAAGAAAATCAATTTAAAGATAAAACTCGTGATTTTTATTACGGTGATATTAGATTTAATGAGAGTGGAACGAAATTTAGTCTGAAATATTTTGGACAAAAATGTGGAAAAACTGTTGAAAGAAATTATGAAACAAACATCTTGGGAGAACATAACATATTAAATTTAACAATGGCGATTGCGGTTGTTAAACAATTCGGAATGGAAGATAAGTATATTGAAGAGGCTATAAAAAATATAGCTTTAACTAATATGAGATTCCAAATAATTGAAAAAGGAACTACAACTTATATAAATGATGCATATAATGCAAGTCCAATGTCTATGGAAAAATCTTTAGAAACTTTTTCAAAAATCTATAATGATGGAGATGTGAAAGTTCTAGTTTTAGCGGATATGCTTGAATTGGGAGATAGAGAGTTAGAATTACATCAAAATATTTATTATACAATTGAAAAAACAAAATTTGATAAACTTTATTTGTATGGTGAGAGAATGAGAAGCTTATATGATAAAGTAAAAGAAAATATGGAAAATGGGAATTTAAAAGGTAAAGAAGTAGAACATTTTAGTGATAAAAAAGCGATAAAAGCTAGAATAAATCAGATAAAAGATAAAAAAGTAGTTCTTATAAAAGGTTCACGTGGAATGAAACTAGAAGAGGTAATAGAATAA
- the mraY gene encoding phospho-N-acetylmuramoyl-pentapeptide-transferase translates to MLYLIQSLFINNFGTLRVFKSIMFRASTAFIVAFLFMLILGKPFIQWLKVKKYGDTAREVGPKSHFDKSGTPTMGGLLIIGAILFATLIAGNFTNKFIVFLFIITILFTTIGFYDDYLKLTRNKNGLSGKKKIAGQLIITALTFFFVYKFGLINKEIDFSIVNPVFKNSYFYITPVLFFIFMALVIIGSSNAVNLTDGLDGLVSGPIIVVSITLFIITYLTGHYEYAKYLNLYHVKDSAEICVYLASVIGALTGFLWYNFYPAQVFMGDTGSLTLGGILGIIVIFIKQELLLPVAGFIFIMEALSVMIQVWHYKTFGKRVFKMAPIHHHFELLGLPETKVTIRFWIVSILTCLLTFVVLKLR, encoded by the coding sequence ATGTTATATTTGATACAAAGTTTGTTTATAAACAATTTTGGAACGTTGAGGGTTTTTAAATCGATAATGTTTAGAGCGTCGACAGCGTTTATAGTAGCGTTTTTGTTTATGTTAATTTTAGGAAAACCGTTTATACAATGGTTGAAGGTGAAAAAATATGGAGATACTGCTAGAGAGGTAGGACCTAAATCACATTTTGATAAATCAGGAACACCGACAATGGGTGGTTTGTTGATTATTGGTGCGATATTGTTTGCGACATTGATAGCAGGGAATTTTACAAATAAGTTTATTGTATTTTTATTTATTATAACAATTTTGTTTACAACAATTGGTTTTTATGATGATTATTTGAAGTTAACACGGAATAAAAATGGGTTGTCTGGAAAGAAAAAAATTGCAGGACAATTAATAATAACAGCATTAACGTTTTTCTTCGTATATAAATTTGGATTAATAAATAAAGAAATTGATTTTTCGATAGTAAATCCAGTGTTTAAAAATTCGTATTTTTATATAACACCAGTGTTATTCTTCATATTTATGGCACTTGTAATTATTGGGTCTTCAAATGCAGTGAATTTAACAGATGGATTGGATGGATTGGTAAGTGGTCCAATAATTGTTGTTAGTATAACATTATTTATAATTACATATTTGACAGGGCATTATGAATATGCGAAATATTTGAATTTGTATCATGTAAAAGATTCTGCTGAAATTTGTGTTTATCTTGCTTCAGTGATTGGAGCATTGACAGGGTTCTTATGGTATAATTTCTATCCAGCACAAGTGTTTATGGGAGATACTGGTTCTTTGACGTTAGGTGGAATTTTGGGAATTATTGTAATTTTTATAAAACAAGAATTGTTGTTACCAGTGGCTGGATTTATTTTCATAATGGAGGCATTATCAGTAATGATCCAAGTTTGGCATTATAAAACTTTTGGGAAAAGGGTATTTAAAATGGCACCTATTCATCATCACTTTGAGTTGTTGGGGTTGCCAGAAACAAAAGTTACAATTAGATTTTGGATTGTGTCGATATTGACTTGTTTGTTGACATTTGTAGTATTGAAATTGAGATAA
- the murD gene encoding UDP-N-acetylmuramoyl-L-alanine--D-glutamate ligase has translation MEKALVFGAGLSGLGAKELLEKKGYEVYLIDDKVAKTSKEGIEILNNKKIEFIVKSPGIPWKAELLQVAKEKNVQVISEIDLAYKYMDKNIKVFSITGTNGKTTTATKIYELLDFAGYKARLAGNAGFSFAKLVADEEPLEYVVLELSSYQLENNPQIHSNIAGIINLTPDHLTRYKTVEDYYITKFNIFSKQTEDDFALINLDDPVFLGLAEREEIKSLMKAKNVYLSKEKKGNIFVYNNEIRIMNDLADRAENLSESEILEKSRFLIKVEDLALKGVHNLENMLFLIGVATIVKVPDEKVVEFLSSTKALEHRLENFFVKGNTTFINDSKGTNVESTLKAIDSFNNDIIMILGGDDKKIDNTELVKRIAEKVERVYLIGDNAPLLIDDMEKINYKNYKNLETLENVLNYIKENEDFEKDQTILFSPATSSFCQFRSFEHRGKVFKELTVKILGN, from the coding sequence ATGGAAAAAGCTTTAGTTTTTGGAGCAGGATTGAGTGGTTTAGGAGCAAAAGAATTACTAGAAAAGAAAGGTTACGAAGTATATTTAATAGATGACAAAGTGGCAAAAACTTCAAAAGAGGGAATTGAAATTTTAAACAATAAAAAAATAGAGTTTATTGTTAAAAGTCCAGGAATTCCTTGGAAAGCAGAATTGTTACAAGTGGCGAAGGAAAAAAATGTGCAAGTGATCTCTGAAATTGATTTAGCTTACAAATATATGGATAAAAATATTAAAGTTTTTTCTATAACAGGTACAAATGGTAAAACAACAACAGCTACTAAAATTTATGAGTTATTGGATTTTGCAGGGTATAAGGCGAGATTAGCTGGAAATGCAGGGTTTTCGTTTGCGAAATTGGTTGCAGATGAGGAACCGTTAGAGTATGTAGTGTTAGAATTAAGTAGTTATCAATTGGAAAATAATCCTCAAATTCATTCAAATATAGCTGGAATTATTAATTTGACTCCAGATCATTTGACTAGATATAAAACAGTTGAAGATTATTACATTACAAAATTTAACATTTTTAGTAAACAGACTGAAGATGATTTTGCTTTGATTAATCTTGATGATCCAGTATTTTTGGGATTGGCGGAAAGAGAAGAAATAAAATCATTGATGAAAGCTAAAAATGTGTATTTGAGTAAAGAGAAAAAAGGTAACATTTTTGTGTATAACAATGAAATTCGTATTATGAATGATTTGGCAGATAGAGCTGAAAATTTAAGTGAGAGCGAAATTTTAGAAAAATCTAGATTTTTAATAAAAGTTGAAGATTTAGCATTAAAAGGAGTGCACAATTTGGAAAATATGCTATTTTTAATAGGAGTAGCGACGATTGTGAAAGTTCCTGATGAAAAAGTTGTTGAATTTTTAAGTAGTACGAAAGCGTTAGAACACAGATTGGAAAACTTTTTTGTGAAAGGGAATACGACATTTATTAATGATTCTAAAGGTACAAATGTGGAATCGACTTTAAAAGCGATTGATTCGTTTAATAATGATATTATTATGATTTTAGGCGGAGATGACAAGAAAATTGATAATACGGAATTGGTAAAAAGAATAGCTGAAAAGGTGGAAAGAGTGTATTTGATAGGAGATAATGCACCGTTGTTGATAGATGATATGGAAAAAATAAATTATAAAAATTATAAAAATTTGGAAACATTGGAAAATGTGTTGAATTATATAAAAGAAAATGAGGATTTTGAAAAAGATCAAACAATATTGTTTTCACCAGCAACTTCAAGTTTTTGCCAATTTAGAAGTTTTGAACATAGAGGAAAAGTATTTAAGGAATTAACAGTTAAAATTTTAGGAAATTAG
- a CDS encoding FtsW/RodA/SpoVE family cell cycle protein yields MKKNRKDLGTVFIIVILLLMALSIITLASLSSPRSLSDSNGKNALHFVNLQGMWFGLGIIVFFGVSKIDYRKYRKKWFSNGLYSIGAILLSAVLVIGQSVNGAKRWFQLGPIRVQPSEFAKIFLILALAGCIDRISKSSKKKYRNKIKLKKMRDISLLKGVGLYTGLYLILILFEKSFSSMFQILILGFVLLFVSGFNLGWFSVITGVGFFGAFDVAIQAGYRSKRIQDFIANITLKSEPPYQTKQSLIAIGSGKFLGRGYGGSIQKYYFLPEIHTDYIFSGYSEEMGFIGVLLLIALYLALVIVIIITIGKARDFFAKYILTGILVMISTQIIGNIGVVSGLVPSTGIPLPLMSYGGSTTIALMISLGIVYNIIKSIYEQEEETIEEFEYEM; encoded by the coding sequence TTGAAAAAAAATAGGAAAGATTTAGGAACAGTTTTCATTATAGTGATTTTATTGCTTATGGCATTAAGTATTATTACGTTAGCTAGTTTAAGTTCTCCAAGATCACTTTCAGATAGTAATGGGAAAAATGCGTTACATTTTGTAAATCTGCAAGGAATGTGGTTTGGATTAGGGATAATAGTATTTTTTGGTGTTTCTAAAATAGATTATAGGAAATATAGAAAAAAATGGTTTAGCAATGGATTGTATTCTATTGGAGCGATATTACTGAGTGCTGTACTAGTTATTGGACAAAGTGTAAATGGTGCGAAAAGATGGTTTCAATTAGGTCCAATACGTGTTCAACCGTCAGAATTTGCAAAAATATTTTTGATTTTAGCTTTGGCTGGGTGTATTGATAGGATTTCAAAATCAAGTAAAAAAAAATATAGAAATAAAATAAAATTAAAAAAAATGCGAGATATATCATTATTAAAAGGAGTAGGATTATATACCGGACTGTATTTAATACTAATACTTTTTGAAAAATCGTTTAGTTCAATGTTCCAAATACTAATTTTAGGATTTGTATTATTATTTGTTTCAGGATTTAATTTAGGATGGTTTTCAGTGATTACTGGTGTAGGTTTTTTTGGAGCATTTGATGTAGCTATACAGGCTGGGTATCGTTCTAAAAGAATTCAAGATTTCATTGCTAATATAACATTGAAGTCAGAACCACCTTATCAAACAAAACAATCATTGATAGCGATCGGAAGTGGAAAATTTCTTGGAAGAGGCTATGGGGGTAGTATTCAGAAATATTATTTCTTACCAGAAATTCATACAGATTATATTTTTTCAGGGTACTCTGAAGAAATGGGATTTATTGGAGTATTACTTTTAATAGCATTGTATCTAGCTTTGGTTATAGTTATTATTATAACAATCGGTAAAGCAAGAGATTTTTTTGCAAAATATATTTTAACAGGGATATTAGTAATGATTTCAACACAAATAATAGGAAATATTGGAGTTGTAAGTGGATTGGTACCGTCAACAGGAATTCCTTTACCTCTTATGAGTTACGGAGGAAGTACAACGATTGCATTGATGATTTCTTTGGGAATTGTTTATAATATAATAAAATCAATATATGAACAAGAAGAAGAGACAATTGAAGAGTTTGAATATGAGATGTAA
- the murG gene encoding undecaprenyldiphospho-muramoylpentapeptide beta-N-acetylglucosaminyltransferase, translating to MKKVVFTTGGTGGHIYPALSIAKKVREKGGEVLFIGTKHRMEKDLVPKENFRFIGLDVFPLKSPSSLIKMIKATFQTIKLLKKEKPTEIIGFGNYITIPVLLAAIVLKIPYYLQEQNCTMGQANKYFYKMAKKVFIAFENTLPNIPEKYRSKFVVTGNPLREEFYTKNKNEERKKLDIKDNEKGILVIGGSLGAKNINEAISKKWDKIVNDKDIRLFWATGKDNFEQATYRMRNFGSTVVKPYFDNAADLMAAVDLVICRAGASTISELIELEKPAILIPYDFVGQKENADVLEYADAAKIFSNEEVDKALEEALELVKQDSILGFMSSNAKTLKKGNAANIILKEMEI from the coding sequence ATGAAAAAAGTAGTTTTTACAACAGGAGGGACTGGAGGTCATATTTATCCAGCTTTGTCTATAGCGAAAAAAGTTAGAGAAAAAGGTGGAGAAGTGTTGTTTATAGGGACTAAACATAGAATGGAAAAAGATTTGGTTCCAAAAGAAAATTTTAGATTTATTGGATTAGATGTGTTTCCGTTGAAATCACCATCTTCTTTAATAAAAATGATAAAAGCAACATTTCAAACAATAAAATTATTAAAAAAAGAAAAACCGACTGAAATAATCGGATTTGGAAATTATATAACAATACCGGTGTTATTGGCAGCGATTGTGCTAAAAATACCGTATTATTTGCAGGAGCAAAACTGTACAATGGGTCAAGCAAATAAATATTTTTACAAAATGGCAAAAAAAGTTTTTATTGCTTTTGAAAATACATTGCCAAATATACCAGAAAAATATAGAAGTAAATTTGTGGTGACTGGAAATCCATTGAGGGAAGAATTTTATACGAAAAATAAAAATGAAGAGAGAAAAAAATTAGATATAAAAGATAATGAAAAAGGGATTTTGGTAATTGGTGGAAGTTTAGGAGCCAAAAATATAAATGAGGCTATTTCAAAAAAATGGGATAAAATTGTAAATGATAAAGATATTAGATTGTTCTGGGCGACTGGGAAAGATAATTTTGAACAAGCGACATATAGAATGAGAAATTTTGGAAGTACAGTAGTAAAACCGTATTTTGATAATGCGGCTGATCTTATGGCAGCTGTAGATTTAGTAATTTGTCGTGCTGGAGCTTCAACGATTTCTGAATTGATTGAGTTGGAAAAACCAGCAATATTGATACCATATGATTTTGTTGGACAAAAGGAAAATGCAGATGTTTTAGAATATGCTGATGCGGCGAAAATATTTTCAAATGAAGAAGTGGATAAAGCATTAGAAGAAGCATTGGAACTTGTAAAACAAGATAGCATATTGGGTTTTATGAGCAGTAACGCAAAAACATTGAAAAAAGGAAATGCAGCAAATATAATATTAAAAGAGATGGAAATATAA
- the murC gene encoding UDP-N-acetylmuramate--L-alanine ligase — MLAEIKSIYFSGINGIGMSGLAKILAKDGYEVYGSDIDRKPITDELEAMGVKVYIGQVEENMKGKDIDVFVYSTAIRKTNPEYKYAVENNITMIKRGQLLAEIMNRFDGIAVAGTHGKTTTSSMMSVALLEKEPFIVVGGIIPEIHSNSKIGNSEYFVAEADESDNSFLFIKPKYAVVTNVEPDHLEHHGTFENIKKSFEQFIDSTERLVLLCKDTVEKEHLKFTNKNVAWYSLESEDAQIYAKDVEIKDGKTSYEVVKNGESLGRFTLTIPGKHNILNSLPVIYLAHEFKCDMNKVKEKIEEFKGANRRYQVIYDNNLRIIDDYAHHPTEVSVTIEAAKSTEKGKVTVIFQPHRYTRTKFFLDGFVEALKKADDLMLLPIYAASEDNIYGISSEDLAEKIGNHVKVTTEEEIEKIVEESKNSGNTFVFMGAGSVSKVAHNIVDKLNANENKNK, encoded by the coding sequence ATGTTAGCAGAAATAAAAAGTATTTATTTTAGTGGAATAAATGGGATTGGAATGAGTGGACTTGCAAAAATACTTGCAAAAGATGGGTATGAAGTTTACGGATCAGATATTGATAGAAAACCTATAACAGATGAATTAGAAGCAATGGGTGTTAAAGTGTACATTGGTCAAGTGGAAGAAAATATGAAAGGGAAAGATATTGATGTATTCGTATATTCGACAGCAATTAGAAAAACTAATCCAGAGTACAAATATGCAGTTGAAAATAATATTACAATGATAAAAAGAGGACAGTTACTTGCTGAAATAATGAATAGATTTGATGGAATCGCAGTAGCTGGAACTCACGGAAAAACAACAACAAGTTCAATGATGAGTGTTGCTTTATTAGAAAAAGAGCCATTTATCGTAGTTGGAGGGATAATTCCTGAAATTCACAGTAATAGTAAAATTGGAAATTCAGAATATTTCGTAGCAGAAGCTGATGAAAGTGATAACTCATTCTTGTTCATAAAACCTAAATATGCGGTAGTAACAAATGTTGAGCCTGATCACTTAGAACATCACGGTACTTTTGAAAATATTAAAAAATCATTTGAGCAATTTATTGATAGTACAGAAAGATTGGTTCTTTTGTGTAAAGATACTGTAGAAAAAGAACATTTGAAATTTACGAATAAAAATGTAGCTTGGTACAGTTTGGAATCAGAAGATGCTCAAATTTATGCGAAAGATGTAGAAATAAAAGATGGGAAAACTTCATATGAAGTTGTAAAAAATGGAGAAAGCTTAGGAAGATTTACATTGACAATTCCTGGAAAACATAATATTCTTAATTCATTGCCTGTGATTTATTTGGCTCATGAATTTAAATGTGATATGAATAAAGTTAAAGAAAAAATTGAAGAATTTAAAGGTGCAAATAGAAGATACCAAGTTATATACGATAATAATTTGAGAATAATTGATGACTATGCACATCATCCGACTGAAGTCAGTGTAACAATTGAAGCTGCAAAATCTACAGAAAAAGGAAAAGTTACAGTTATATTTCAACCACATAGATATACAAGAACAAAATTCTTCTTGGATGGATTTGTGGAAGCCTTGAAAAAAGCGGATGACTTGATGTTGTTACCAATTTATGCAGCGAGTGAAGATAACATTTATGGAATTTCATCTGAAGATTTAGCAGAAAAAATAGGAAATCATGTAAAAGTTACGACAGAAGAAGAAATTGAAAAAATAGTGGAAGAAAGTAAAAATAGTGGAAATACATTTGTGTTTATGGGAGCTGGAAGCGTTTCTAAAGTTGCTCATAATATTGTTGATAAATTAAATGCGAACGAAAATAAAAATAAATAG
- the murB gene encoding UDP-N-acetylmuramate dehydrogenase: MEVLKNVEMKEYSNMKVGGTADELIFIEDKNELKEVLQTRKRVFLLGNGTNTLINNGHLNISFVSLKKLQKIEVVEKHDDYDLVRVEAGLDLDDLIKFMEENDYSGLENITGIPGSVGGLVNMNGGAYGTEIFDCIEEVEVCKNDGEIVTLKTSDLKFEYRTTEIKINHWIVVSALFKFGRGFDKAASQDKRDQRAFKHPLDLPNLGSTFKNPEGTFAAKLISDAGLKGYRVGDAMVSPKHPNFVTNLGNAKFSDVIGVIQHVKEVVLEKFGIQLETEIIILEK; encoded by the coding sequence ATGGAAGTATTAAAAAATGTTGAGATGAAAGAATATTCAAATATGAAAGTCGGAGGAACTGCCGATGAATTGATTTTTATAGAAGATAAAAATGAGTTAAAAGAAGTATTACAAACTAGAAAAAGAGTGTTTCTTTTAGGAAATGGAACAAATACTTTGATAAATAATGGTCATTTAAATATAAGTTTTGTTTCATTGAAAAAATTACAAAAAATTGAAGTTGTGGAAAAACATGATGATTATGATTTGGTAAGAGTAGAAGCGGGACTAGATTTAGACGATTTGATAAAATTTATGGAAGAAAATGACTATTCTGGATTGGAAAATATTACAGGAATTCCTGGATCTGTTGGTGGACTTGTTAATATGAATGGTGGAGCTTACGGGACAGAAATCTTTGACTGTATTGAAGAAGTAGAAGTTTGTAAAAATGATGGAGAAATAGTAACTTTGAAAACATCAGATTTGAAATTTGAGTATAGAACTACTGAAATTAAAATAAATCACTGGATTGTAGTTTCAGCGTTATTTAAATTTGGAAGAGGATTTGATAAAGCAGCATCTCAAGATAAAAGAGATCAAAGGGCCTTCAAACATCCTTTAGATTTACCAAATTTAGGAAGTACATTTAAAAATCCAGAAGGAACATTTGCAGCAAAATTAATTTCTGACGCTGGATTGAAAGGATACAGAGTTGGAGATGCAATGGTGTCACCAAAACACCCTAATTTCGTTACAAATTTAGGAAATGCAAAATTTTCTGATGTAATAGGTGTTATTCAACATGTAAAAGAAGTTGTATTAGAAAAATTTGGGATACAATTGGAAACAGAAATTATTATATTGGAAAAATAA